The Arthrobacter russicus genome has a segment encoding these proteins:
- a CDS encoding TetR/AcrR family transcriptional regulator has product MYLKNESPPQRRRGQALQDAILAAAGDELMEKDFAEFTIDAVAARAATSRAVIYRRWNDKQELAIAAVAYLVKQDAVESVPDTGSLRGDVIALLQEVNQRRSRLGIIRMVQFGGLLRNTDTSLAKLTEMIWGRRRSLMDQALERAVERGEIPAGQIPDRIARLPADLFRHEVLWTMEAVPEQTIEEIVDLVFLPLLSRSAD; this is encoded by the coding sequence ATGTATCTTAAAAATGAGAGTCCGCCGCAGCGCCGTCGTGGGCAAGCGCTGCAGGATGCGATCTTGGCGGCGGCCGGGGATGAGCTCATGGAAAAGGACTTCGCCGAGTTCACCATCGATGCGGTGGCGGCCCGGGCGGCAACCAGCCGTGCGGTGATCTATCGGCGCTGGAACGACAAACAGGAACTGGCGATCGCGGCCGTCGCGTATCTGGTCAAACAGGACGCGGTCGAGTCGGTGCCGGATACCGGGAGCCTGCGCGGTGATGTCATTGCACTGCTTCAGGAGGTCAACCAGCGGCGGTCGCGGCTGGGGATCATTCGCATGGTGCAATTCGGCGGGCTGCTCCGGAACACGGACACCAGCCTGGCGAAGCTGACCGAGATGATCTGGGGCCGGCGCCGTTCGCTCATGGACCAGGCCCTCGAACGCGCCGTCGAACGGGGCGAAATCCCGGCCGGCCAGATACCCGATCGAATCGCCCGGCTGCCAGCTGATCTCTTCCGGCACGAAGTGCTGTGGACCATGGAAGCCGTCCCGGAACAGACCATCGAGGAGATCGTCGACCTGGTCTTCCTGCCGTTGCTCAGCCGATCCGCCGATTAG
- a CDS encoding FAD-dependent monooxygenase, protein MRILVSGAGVAGLSTGITLGNLGHEVTIVERAAHLRTTGSAIDVRGEALEVADRLGLLDSIRAHRVRMTESSTFIDPEGNRIAGMPVADVNDSPGDTEISRKDLAAILHAALPPNTGVVFNESIKTLHDDGETVQVGFASGNQRQYDLVVGADGLHSATRRLVFGPESDYLKHLGYYVALTELAPQPALEGASPLLNLPDRMVGIVCFKDSAVGVFTFRSPWIDYDYHDPAASKQILLDAYAGHQEWRIPELLDAVRNDPELYFDSVSQIQLPSWHSGRVVLVGDAAHCASLLSGRGTSIAMTGAWFLAESLRQHPADLAAALTGYEHLQRPRAERAQATAPPGGELLVPATQAAIDARNEHFRSLEPARQ, encoded by the coding sequence ATGCGCATCCTTGTTTCCGGCGCCGGCGTGGCCGGCCTCAGCACCGGCATCACCCTCGGCAACCTGGGCCACGAAGTGACCATCGTGGAACGCGCCGCGCACTTGCGCACCACGGGTTCGGCCATCGACGTCCGCGGCGAGGCGCTCGAGGTCGCGGACCGCCTGGGACTGCTCGACTCGATCCGCGCGCACCGGGTCAGGATGACCGAATCGTCCACGTTCATCGACCCCGAAGGGAACCGAATCGCCGGCATGCCGGTCGCCGACGTCAACGACTCGCCCGGCGACACGGAAATCTCCCGCAAGGACCTGGCGGCCATTTTGCACGCCGCCTTGCCGCCGAACACCGGCGTGGTCTTCAACGAGTCGATCAAAACGCTGCACGACGACGGCGAAACGGTGCAGGTCGGTTTCGCTTCGGGAAACCAGCGCCAGTATGACTTGGTCGTCGGCGCGGACGGTCTGCACTCAGCAACCCGCCGACTCGTCTTCGGGCCCGAATCCGATTACCTGAAACACCTCGGCTACTACGTCGCACTCACCGAGCTGGCTCCGCAACCGGCGCTCGAAGGCGCCAGCCCGCTGCTCAACCTGCCGGATCGCATGGTGGGCATCGTCTGCTTCAAGGACTCCGCCGTCGGCGTCTTCACCTTCCGCTCGCCCTGGATCGACTACGACTACCACGACCCGGCGGCATCGAAGCAGATCCTGCTCGACGCTTACGCCGGACACCAGGAATGGCGCATCCCCGAACTGCTCGACGCGGTCCGGAACGACCCGGAGCTCTATTTCGATTCGGTCAGCCAGATCCAGCTGCCGAGCTGGCATTCCGGCCGCGTGGTCCTGGTCGGCGATGCCGCCCATTGCGCGTCGCTGCTCTCCGGCCGCGGCACCTCGATCGCGATGACCGGGGCCTGGTTCCTGGCTGAAAGCCTCCGGCAGCACCCGGCGGACTTGGCTGCGGCATTGACCGGATACGAGCACTTGCAGCGGCCCCGGGCCGAACGCGCGCAAGCCACGGCCCCTCCCGGCGGTGAGCTCCTGGTCCCGGCAACCCAAGCCGCTATCGATGCCCGCAACGAACATTTCCGTTCGCTCGAACCGGCCCGGCAATGA